One Thomasclavelia spiroformis DSM 1552 DNA window includes the following coding sequences:
- a CDS encoding DUF4097 family beta strand repeat-containing protein, which produces MKKSKYFILGCLLMALILLISGTILGGFSQLKSTYFDSINISNNNEYEFTGINDLEIEVDASKVIIQEYDGSIIKVSSNSATKIINENNTLIIEDNFNIFNLNKKITIYIPINYQFNNVDINIDASDFEAENIYATDIEVSIDAGNFGAKKITSTNLNVEVDAGKATIDLLDCQNSYFDCDVGDIEAMMVGNEVDYSYDVSCDLGSVRIGNYKTDGLSDDYSFSGGMKKISVNCDASDIDIKMEVQ; this is translated from the coding sequence ATGAAAAAAAGTAAATATTTTATTTTGGGATGTTTATTAATGGCCTTGATTCTATTGATCAGTGGAACTATTCTTGGGGGTTTTTCACAATTAAAGAGTACGTATTTTGATAGTATTAATATATCTAATAATAATGAATATGAGTTTACGGGAATTAACGATCTTGAAATTGAAGTTGATGCTAGTAAAGTGATTATTCAAGAGTATGATGGTAGTATAATTAAAGTAAGTAGTAATAGCGCTACAAAGATAATTAATGAAAATAATACTTTGATAATTGAAGATAATTTTAATATTTTTAATTTAAATAAAAAGATAACGATTTATATACCGATTAATTATCAATTTAATAATGTTGATATAAATATTGATGCAAGTGATTTTGAAGCTGAAAATATTTATGCAACAGATATTGAAGTAAGTATTGATGCGGGTAATTTTGGTGCCAAAAAAATTACATCAACAAATCTTAATGTTGAAGTTGACGCAGGTAAGGCAACTATTGATTTATTAGATTGTCAAAATAGTTATTTTGATTGCGACGTGGGTGATATTGAAGCAATGATGGTAGGGAATGAAGTAGATTATAGTTATGATGTAAGTTGTGATTTAGGTAGTGTTAGAATTGGGAATTATAAAACTGATGGTTTAAGTGATGATTATAGTTTTAGTGGTGGAATGAAAAAAATAAGTGTAAACTGTGATGCAAGTGATATTGATATAAAAATGGAGGTGCAGTAA
- a CDS encoding ABC transporter ATP-binding protein, producing the protein MNKDQVKTLKRLFNFVLTRHRNSCIVVLLLIIVSTIANVSGSIFIKSLIDDYITPYINSANPNFAPLLNAIIRMIAIYAIGVLATYGFNRILINVSQGSLKEIRDSMFEHMEKLPIRYFDTHNHGDIMSIYTNDADTLRQMISQSVPQVIVSGITILSVFVSMIIISVPLTCISVFMVIVMLFVSKHVTSRSGKYFYQQQINLGKVNGFIEEMMEGQKVVKVFTHEEEAKKDFDKVNEELFESAYEANKYANILMPLIGNLGYVSYVLVALIGGVLAINGYTNLTIGALASFLQLNRSFNNPIGQISQQVNMVLMALAGASRIFALLDEEVEKDEGHVTLVNAKENEDGTLSPVDYRTGVWAWEHRRPDDSIEYVRLVGDVRFHDVTFGYNENKTILYDMNLFAKPGEKLAFVGATGAGKTTITNLINRFYDIQKGSITYDGIDIKLIKKADLRRSLGIVLQDTHLFTGTIMDNIRYGKLDATDEECIAAAKLANAHEFIMHLEHGYQTVLSGDGSSLSQGQCQLLAIARAAVANPPVLILDEATSSIDTRTESIVQSGMDKLMEGRTVFVIAHRLSTIKNSDAIMVLDQGRIIERGDHDKLIEQKGTYYQLYTGGLELD; encoded by the coding sequence GTGAATAAGGATCAAGTAAAAACATTAAAAAGATTATTTAATTTTGTTCTTACAAGACATCGCAATTCTTGTATTGTAGTATTGTTATTAATTATTGTCAGTACAATTGCAAATGTATCGGGGTCTATCTTTATTAAGAGTTTGATTGATGATTATATTACCCCATATATAAACTCTGCTAACCCTAATTTTGCACCATTATTAAATGCGATTATAAGAATGATTGCAATATATGCAATTGGGGTACTTGCAACATATGGATTCAACCGTATTTTAATTAATGTATCTCAAGGTTCATTAAAAGAAATTCGTGATTCTATGTTTGAACACATGGAAAAGCTTCCAATTAGATATTTTGATACTCATAATCATGGAGATATCATGTCTATTTATACAAATGATGCTGATACTTTAAGACAAATGATTTCTCAAAGTGTGCCTCAAGTTATTGTATCAGGTATAACAATTTTAAGTGTTTTTGTCTCAATGATCATTATTAGTGTACCGTTGACTTGTATTAGTGTATTTATGGTAATAGTAATGTTGTTTGTGTCTAAACATGTTACTAGTAGAAGTGGTAAATATTTTTATCAGCAACAAATTAATTTAGGTAAAGTTAATGGTTTTATCGAAGAAATGATGGAAGGACAAAAAGTAGTAAAAGTCTTTACTCATGAAGAAGAAGCTAAAAAAGATTTTGATAAAGTTAATGAAGAATTATTTGAAAGTGCTTATGAAGCCAATAAATATGCTAATATCTTGATGCCATTAATTGGTAATTTAGGGTATGTTAGTTATGTTTTAGTTGCTTTAATTGGTGGGGTACTTGCAATTAATGGTTATACTAATTTAACAATTGGAGCCCTTGCATCTTTTTTACAATTAAACCGTTCTTTCAATAACCCAATTGGGCAAATTTCTCAACAAGTTAACATGGTTTTAATGGCATTAGCTGGAGCAAGTCGTATTTTTGCTTTACTTGATGAAGAAGTTGAAAAAGATGAAGGACATGTTACTTTAGTAAATGCTAAAGAAAATGAAGATGGAACATTATCACCAGTTGATTATCGTACAGGTGTTTGGGCTTGGGAACATCGTCGTCCTGATGATTCGATTGAATATGTTCGTTTAGTTGGTGATGTTCGTTTCCATGATGTTACATTTGGTTATAATGAAAATAAAACGATTTTATATGATATGAATTTATTTGCTAAACCTGGTGAAAAGTTAGCTTTCGTTGGAGCTACTGGAGCTGGTAAAACAACAATCACTAACTTAATTAATCGTTTTTATGATATTCAAAAAGGATCAATTACTTATGATGGAATTGATATTAAGTTAATTAAAAAAGCAGATTTAAGAAGATCATTAGGTATTGTTTTACAAGATACACATTTATTTACGGGAACAATTATGGATAATATTCGTTATGGTAAACTTGATGCAACTGATGAAGAATGTATTGCTGCAGCTAAATTAGCTAATGCTCATGAATTTATCATGCATTTAGAACATGGTTATCAAACAGTGTTAAGTGGTGATGGTTCAAGTTTATCACAAGGACAATGTCAGTTACTTGCAATTGCAAGAGCAGCAGTTGCTAATCCTCCGGTATTGATCTTAGATGAAGCTACTTCAAGTATTGATACAAGAACAGAAAGTATTGTTCAAAGTGGTATGGATAAATTGATGGAAGGTAGAACAGTATTTGTTATTGCTCACCGTTTATCAACAATTAAAAACTCTGATGCAATTATGGTTTTAGATCAAGGACGAATTATCGAACGTGGTGATCATGATAAACTAATTGAACAAAAGGGAACATATTATCAGTTATATACTGGTGGTTTAGAGTTAGATTAA
- a CDS encoding putative bacteriocin export ABC transporter gives MTAVIKMENVSKSFQKNIVLDNLNLEVEQGELVAIIGKSGCGKSTLLNILGLLDKASKGKVEIFDQQSIRPFSRKAEKLLHDKIGYLFQNYALIENETIEYNLNIVFDYRIKKEERKQKIAKALDQVGLKGMEKKKVYQCSGGEQQRIALARLLIKPCQLILADEPTGNLDYENKEKVFNLLKAFNQSGKTVIIVTHDIELAKKCHKIYQMNQGKLSNYTN, from the coding sequence ATGACAGCAGTTATTAAAATGGAGAATGTGTCTAAATCCTTTCAAAAAAATATTGTTTTAGATAATTTAAATTTAGAAGTAGAACAAGGAGAACTAGTCGCTATAATTGGTAAATCAGGTTGTGGGAAATCAACATTATTAAATATTTTAGGCTTGCTTGATAAAGCAAGCAAAGGAAAAGTAGAAATATTTGATCAACAGTCAATTCGTCCTTTTTCAAGAAAAGCTGAAAAGCTATTACATGATAAAATTGGTTATTTATTTCAAAATTATGCATTAATTGAAAACGAAACAATTGAGTATAACTTAAATATTGTATTTGATTATCGAATAAAAAAAGAAGAAAGAAAACAAAAAATTGCTAAAGCATTAGATCAAGTTGGATTAAAAGGAATGGAAAAGAAAAAAGTTTATCAATGTTCCGGTGGTGAACAACAACGTATCGCTCTAGCAAGACTATTAATTAAACCGTGTCAATTAATTTTAGCTGATGAACCAACTGGAAATCTAGATTATGAAAATAAAGAAAAAGTATTTAATTTATTAAAAGCATTTAATCAAAGTGGAAAAACTGTCATTATCGTAACCCATGATATTGAATTAGCTAAAAAGTGTCATAAAATATATCAAATGAATCAGGGAAAATTAAGCAATTATACAAACTAA
- a CDS encoding PadR family transcriptional regulator, translating to MIFNTGAALLDTIVLSVVSKEIDGTYGYKITQDVRNALDVSESTLYPVLRRLLKDNCLETYDQEYQGRNRRYYKITPQGQAQLQMYRQEWTIYVQKINRIIEEGK from the coding sequence ATGATATTTAATACTGGTGCTGCGCTATTAGATACAATTGTTTTATCAGTAGTTTCTAAAGAAATAGATGGAACATATGGATACAAAATTACGCAAGATGTTCGTAATGCCCTTGATGTTTCTGAATCAACTCTTTATCCAGTTTTAAGAAGATTATTAAAGGATAATTGTCTAGAAACATATGACCAAGAATATCAGGGAAGAAATCGTCGCTATTATAAAATCACACCTCAAGGACAAGCACAATTACAGATGTATCGTCAAGAATGGACGATTTATGTACAAAAAATTAATCGAATTATTGAGGAGGGAAAATAA
- a CDS encoding ABC-F family ATP-binding cassette domain-containing protein, with amino-acid sequence MISTQNVSLRYGDRALFENVSVKFTDGNCYGVIGANGAGKSTFLKILAGEIEPNKGEVILEPNKRLSVLKQDHFAYDDKGVVETVIMGNKRLYEIMQEKEKLYAKPDFNDEDGIRLGELEGEFAEMDGWNAEVDAEILLNGLGISSELHDLKMKELDGNQKVKVLLAQALFGNPDVLLLDEPTNHLDLESIRWLENFLMNFKNTVIVVSHDRYFLNKVCTHIADIDYSKIQLYVGNYDFWYEYSQLQLQQAKDQNKKAEAKKKELEEFIARFSANASKAKQATSRKKLLDNLEMVDIKPSLRRYPFISFKPGREVGNIVLKVEGLSKTVEGVKLLNNVSFSINPKDKVAFVGDVKATEVFFKIIMGEMEPDEGTYQWGVTTSQSYFPKDNSKYFNNCDLSLVDWLRQFSVKDEYEQDLRGWLGRMLFSGEEALKKASVLSGGEKVRCMLAKMMMAEANVLVLDEPTNHLDLESIQALNQGLINFKENILFTSHDHQFVQTIANRIIEFNETGILDRLSTYDEYLEYKENNK; translated from the coding sequence ATGATATCAACACAAAATGTATCTTTAAGATATGGAGATAGGGCTTTATTTGAAAATGTATCAGTTAAATTTACAGATGGAAATTGTTATGGTGTTATTGGTGCTAATGGTGCTGGTAAAAGTACTTTTTTGAAAATTTTAGCTGGTGAAATTGAACCAAATAAAGGTGAAGTAATTTTAGAACCTAATAAACGTTTATCAGTTTTAAAACAGGATCATTTTGCTTATGATGATAAAGGTGTTGTAGAAACTGTAATAATGGGTAATAAAAGACTTTATGAAATTATGCAGGAAAAAGAAAAATTGTATGCTAAACCTGATTTCAATGATGAAGATGGAATTAGATTAGGTGAACTTGAAGGAGAATTTGCAGAAATGGATGGTTGGAATGCTGAAGTTGATGCAGAGATTCTTTTAAATGGTTTAGGAATTAGTAGTGAATTACATGATTTAAAGATGAAGGAATTAGATGGTAATCAAAAAGTAAAAGTATTATTAGCACAAGCTTTATTTGGTAATCCTGATGTACTTTTATTAGATGAGCCGACTAACCATTTGGATTTAGAAAGTATTCGTTGGTTAGAAAACTTTTTGATGAATTTTAAAAATACTGTTATTGTAGTAAGCCATGACCGTTATTTTTTAAATAAGGTTTGTACACATATTGCTGATATTGATTATTCAAAGATTCAATTATATGTAGGTAACTATGATTTTTGGTATGAATATAGTCAGTTACAGTTACAACAGGCAAAGGATCAAAATAAAAAAGCTGAAGCAAAGAAAAAAGAATTAGAAGAATTTATTGCCCGTTTTAGTGCTAATGCTTCTAAAGCTAAACAAGCTACTTCAAGAAAGAAATTATTAGATAACTTGGAAATGGTTGATATTAAGCCATCACTTCGTCGTTATCCGTTTATTTCTTTTAAACCAGGACGTGAAGTAGGAAACATTGTTTTAAAAGTAGAAGGATTATCTAAGACAGTAGAAGGGGTTAAATTGTTGAATAATGTAAGTTTTTCAATTAATCCTAAGGATAAAGTTGCTTTTGTAGGTGATGTAAAAGCTACAGAAGTATTCTTTAAGATTATTATGGGAGAAATGGAACCTGATGAAGGAACATACCAATGGGGTGTAACTACTTCACAATCATATTTCCCTAAAGATAATTCTAAATATTTTAATAATTGTGATTTGTCATTAGTTGATTGGTTACGTCAATTTTCGGTTAAAGATGAATATGAACAAGATTTAAGAGGATGGCTTGGAAGAATGTTATTTTCAGGTGAAGAAGCATTGAAAAAGGCATCGGTTTTATCTGGAGGAGAAAAGGTTAGATGTATGCTTGCAAAAATGATGATGGCAGAAGCTAATGTTTTGGTTTTAGATGAGCCAACTAACCATCTTGATCTTGAATCAATTCAAGCATTGAATCAAGGATTGATTAATTTTAAAGAAAATATTTTATTTACTAGTCATGACCATCAATTTGTTCAAACAATTGCAAATCGTATTATTGAATTTAATGAAACAGGTATTTTAGATCGTTTATCTACATATGATGAATATTTAGAATATAAGGAAAATAACAAGTAG
- a CDS encoding ABC transporter ATP-binding protein: MLKTLLAQVKEYKKAAILTPLLVVIEVILEVTIPFLMSLIIDRGINNNDMDAVIKIGIMMLIASFVSLSAGGLAGKYAAKASTGFAKNLRKAMYYNIQNFSFANIDKYSTAGLVTRLMTDVTNVQNAFQMIIRMCIRAPLMMIGAMVMAFTINAELAMIFVVAIIFLGIILAFIMTRAHPLFRKIFRTYDDLNASVQENVNGIRVVKAYVREEHEDEKFKKTSGLIYKLFLKAESYLVFNQPIMQFTVYGCIIGISWFGAHMIVGGSLTTGELTSMFTYVMMILMSLMMLSMVFVMVVMSIASAQRISEVINEKSTLHNPTNPEYEIKDGSIDFNNVSFSYFDDQEEVNLKDINVHIKSGQTIGIIGGTGSAKSTFVQLIPRLYDVTRGEVLVGGKDVRSYDLDTLRNEVAMVLQKNVLFSGTIKENLRWGNKNATDEEMIHACKLAHADEFIQRFPDKYDTYIEQGGSNVSGGQKQRLCIARALLKKPKILILDDSTSAVDTKTDALIRKAFKEVIPGTTKIIIAQRISSVEDADLIIVLDDGKISAMGTNDELLQTSEIYKDIYETQKKGGSLSE; this comes from the coding sequence ATGTTAAAAACACTTTTAGCACAAGTAAAAGAATATAAAAAAGCAGCTATTTTAACTCCGTTGTTAGTTGTTATAGAAGTAATTTTAGAAGTTACTATTCCATTTTTAATGTCATTGATTATTGATAGAGGAATTAATAATAATGATATGGATGCAGTAATAAAGATTGGTATTATGATGTTGATTGCTTCATTTGTTTCTTTGAGCGCTGGGGGATTAGCAGGTAAATATGCTGCTAAAGCATCAACAGGTTTTGCAAAGAATTTAAGAAAAGCAATGTATTATAATATTCAAAATTTTTCTTTTGCAAATATTGATAAATATTCAACAGCAGGTTTAGTAACTCGTTTAATGACAGACGTTACTAATGTTCAAAATGCTTTTCAAATGATTATTAGAATGTGTATTAGAGCGCCATTAATGATGATTGGTGCAATGGTTATGGCATTTACGATTAATGCTGAATTAGCGATGATTTTTGTTGTTGCAATAATCTTTTTAGGAATTATTTTAGCTTTTATCATGACTAGAGCACATCCGTTATTTAGAAAAATATTTAGAACGTATGATGATTTAAATGCATCTGTTCAAGAAAATGTTAATGGAATTAGAGTTGTAAAAGCCTATGTTCGAGAAGAACATGAAGATGAGAAATTTAAAAAGACATCTGGTTTAATTTATAAATTGTTTTTAAAAGCAGAAAGTTATTTAGTTTTTAACCAACCAATTATGCAATTTACTGTTTATGGATGTATTATTGGTATTTCTTGGTTTGGGGCTCATATGATTGTTGGTGGAAGTTTAACTACTGGTGAACTTACAAGTATGTTTACTTATGTAATGATGATTTTGATGAGCTTAATGATGTTATCAATGGTTTTTGTAATGGTTGTTATGTCAATTGCTTCTGCACAACGTATTAGTGAAGTAATTAATGAAAAATCAACATTACATAATCCTACAAATCCTGAATATGAAATTAAAGATGGATCAATTGATTTCAATAATGTTAGCTTTTCATATTTTGATGATCAAGAAGAAGTTAACTTAAAAGATATTAACGTTCATATTAAATCTGGACAAACGATTGGAATTATTGGTGGTACTGGTAGTGCTAAATCAACATTTGTACAATTGATTCCTAGATTATATGATGTTACTCGTGGTGAAGTACTTGTTGGTGGTAAAGATGTACGTAGTTATGATCTTGATACGCTTAGAAATGAAGTAGCTATGGTGCTTCAAAAAAATGTCTTATTTTCAGGAACAATCAAAGAGAATCTTCGCTGGGGTAACAAGAATGCTACTGATGAAGAAATGATCCATGCTTGTAAATTAGCTCATGCCGATGAATTTATTCAACGTTTCCCAGATAAATATGATACTTATATTGAACAAGGTGGAAGTAATGTTTCAGGTGGACAAAAACAAAGATTATGTATTGCTCGTGCATTGCTTAAAAAACCAAAGATTTTAATTCTTGATGATTCTACTAGTGCAGTTGATACTAAAACTGATGCTTTGATTCGTAAAGCATTTAAAGAGGTAATTCCAGGAACAACTAAAATTATTATTGCTCAAAGAATTAGTTCAGTTGAAGACGCTGATTTAATTATTGTTTTAGATGATGGTAAGATTTCAGCAATGGGAACTAATGATGAATTACTACAAACTAGTGAAATTTATAAAGATATTTATGAAACCCAAAAGAAAGGGGGAAGCTTAAGTGAATAA
- a CDS encoding nitroreductase family protein: MNDVIKGLFERKSVRVYSDEMIEEDKKKLIIDAAIQAPTAGNMTLYSIIDVEDQEIKEKLAKSCDNQPFIAKAPLVLIFVADYQKWYDAFKYYHGDKEVRSPSYGDFLLAYSDALIAAQNAVVAAESMGIGSCFIGDIIEQYEFHRELLNLPQYTAPVGMLVMGYPTLQQKNRVKPMRFDSEYVVSKNRYERLSDEKLVEMFDDRATRANKTSGGKGYVDDIYKRKWTNPFIEEMTRSSKLWFEQWGKEDEES, encoded by the coding sequence ATGAATGATGTAATTAAAGGATTATTTGAACGTAAATCAGTAAGAGTTTATAGTGATGAGATGATTGAAGAGGATAAAAAGAAATTAATTATTGATGCTGCTATTCAAGCGCCAACAGCGGGGAATATGACTTTGTATTCAATTATTGATGTTGAAGACCAAGAAATAAAAGAAAAATTAGCAAAATCTTGTGATAATCAACCATTTATTGCTAAAGCACCATTAGTATTGATTTTTGTTGCCGATTATCAAAAATGGTATGATGCTTTTAAGTATTATCATGGTGACAAAGAAGTGAGAAGTCCTTCTTATGGTGATTTTTTACTAGCGTATAGTGATGCATTGATTGCTGCTCAAAATGCTGTAGTAGCAGCAGAAAGTATGGGGATAGGAAGTTGTTTTATTGGGGATATTATTGAACAATATGAATTTCATCGAGAACTATTGAATTTACCACAATATACAGCACCAGTTGGAATGTTAGTAATGGGATATCCAACTTTACAACAAAAAAATCGTGTTAAACCGATGCGTTTTGATAGTGAGTATGTTGTAAGTAAAAATCGTTATGAAAGATTAAGTGATGAAAAGTTGGTTGAAATGTTTGATGATCGTGCAACTAGAGCAAATAAGACAAGTGGTGGTAAGGGTTATGTTGATGATATTTATAAGCGTAAATGGACTAATCCTTTTATTGAAGAGATGACACGTTCATCTAAGTTATGGTTTGAACAATGGGGGAAAGAAGACGAAGAATCTTAG
- a CDS encoding MarR family winged helix-turn-helix transcriptional regulator has protein sequence MPTKKVGFLIKQVHILQEQKLNKKFNRFDLTGAQMFTIINLFKAREKGEKLTQRDLERILDISNPTLTGILNRLESKGLIVRVPCKHDARSKYIEVTDKASGLDKEIRKAFEESEEELLGSLNEDEITRLHEYLEKILRSNS, from the coding sequence ATGCCTACTAAAAAAGTTGGATTTTTAATAAAGCAAGTACATATTCTTCAAGAACAAAAGTTAAATAAAAAATTTAATCGCTTTGATTTAACTGGAGCACAGATGTTTACCATTATTAATTTGTTTAAAGCTCGTGAAAAAGGAGAAAAGTTAACTCAAAGAGATCTTGAAAGAATTTTAGATATTTCAAATCCGACACTAACAGGTATTTTAAATCGTCTCGAAAGTAAAGGATTGATTGTTCGAGTGCCATGTAAACATGATGCACGTAGTAAATATATTGAAGTTACAGATAAAGCATCAGGCTTAGATAAAGAAATTCGTAAAGCATTTGAGGAATCGGAAGAGGAATTATTAGGTTCATTAAATGAAGATGAAATTACTCGGTTACATGAATATTTAGAAAAAATATTAAGAAGTAATTCTTAA
- a CDS encoding PspC domain-containing protein — MKKLYRSRHDRMICGVCGGIAEYFDLDPSLVRLGWIVLFAMAGSGIIAYIIAAIIIPSE, encoded by the coding sequence ATGAAAAAATTGTATCGTTCAAGACATGATCGTATGATATGTGGTGTTTGTGGTGGAATTGCTGAATATTTTGATTTGGATCCATCATTAGTTAGATTAGGTTGGATTGTTTTGTTTGCAATGGCTGGTAGTGGAATTATTGCTTATATTATCGCTGCGATTATAATTCCAAGTGAATAG
- a CDS encoding IS110 family transposase, with protein MKLVGIDIAKYKHAAFIMDASTGESLCDPFLFKNNKDGFQKFYDELNKYTQDELLIGMEDTGHYNFAIESCLLAKGYKVALINPITTKNLRKASLKTVKRDKEDAILITKALLDKDYYRIISIQDEKLKEAKELTRYRTQLTIEMNRKKNILQRHIDIVFPEFNTLFNNEYTITYLNILRKYGDAYTIAHTDIRSLRKCFKYCNIFSAEDLKELASNSVGIHDVSISFIIQSVISSIDLINSQIEELDKKIEELAITQDSSITSIPGISIITGTSILAELGDISKYSNAGKLIKFAGVNPYISESGEFSADKTAITKKGSKYLRATLYRVIIPVIRHNPAFNNYYHLKRSQGKGHLCALGHCVRKLLRIIYHLEINHITFDINSLK; from the coding sequence ATGAAACTTGTTGGAATTGACATTGCCAAATATAAACATGCCGCTTTTATCATGGATGCTTCTACTGGCGAATCTTTATGTGATCCTTTTTTATTCAAAAACAATAAAGATGGATTTCAAAAATTTTATGACGAACTTAATAAATACACACAAGATGAACTTTTAATCGGTATGGAAGATACCGGACACTATAACTTTGCCATTGAAAGCTGCTTATTGGCTAAAGGTTATAAAGTTGCTTTAATCAATCCTATTACCACTAAGAACCTTAGAAAAGCTTCTTTAAAAACTGTTAAAAGAGATAAAGAAGATGCTATTTTAATTACCAAAGCTCTCCTAGATAAAGATTACTATCGCATCATCTCTATTCAAGATGAGAAATTAAAGGAGGCCAAAGAATTAACGCGCTATCGTACACAATTGACAATTGAAATGAATCGTAAGAAAAATATTCTTCAAAGACATATTGATATTGTTTTTCCTGAATTTAATACATTATTTAATAATGAATACACCATTACATATTTAAATATTTTAAGAAAATATGGTGATGCCTATACCATTGCACATACAGATATTCGTTCTTTAAGAAAATGTTTTAAATACTGTAATATCTTCTCAGCAGAAGACTTAAAAGAATTAGCTTCTAATTCTGTGGGTATTCATGATGTTTCTATTTCTTTTATCATTCAATCGGTTATTTCCAGTATTGATTTAATAAACTCTCAAATTGAAGAATTAGATAAAAAAATAGAAGAACTCGCCATCACACAAGATTCTTCTATCACATCAATACCAGGAATATCAATTATTACTGGTACTTCTATTTTAGCTGAACTTGGTGATATAAGTAAATACTCAAATGCAGGAAAATTAATTAAATTTGCAGGTGTGAATCCATATATCAGTGAATCTGGCGAATTTTCAGCTGATAAAACAGCCATAACCAAGAAAGGTTCTAAATATCTAAGGGCAACACTTTATCGAGTCATCATACCTGTAATACGCCACAACCCTGCATTTAATAACTACTATCATTTAAAACGAAGTCAAGGTAAAGGACATCTTTGCGCTTTA
- a CDS encoding DUF1700 domain-containing protein produces MMNRKEFLDELAFLLQDIEDVERDEATQYYQDYFDEAGIENEQQVINELGTPEKVAAIIKAGINENFEQDIEYGDKGMSNSSFEQNQEIIKTKNNDVKNESHFKGNQERNKLLLILIIIGIVIFGIPVFSGLLGIVIGIVGGLFGVTLGSFCAGVGCLIGAIACFVKGIMILGELTGAALIIFSVGFGLIVLSFGFFWIGKMLVKLIPYLFKVGIKFCREMIGRVGEWYEKK; encoded by the coding sequence ATGATGAATCGTAAAGAATTTCTTGATGAACTGGCATTTTTGCTTCAAGATATTGAAGATGTTGAAAGAGATGAGGCAACTCAATATTATCAAGATTATTTTGATGAAGCAGGAATTGAAAATGAACAACAAGTAATTAATGAATTGGGAACACCGGAAAAAGTTGCTGCTATTATTAAAGCTGGAATTAATGAAAATTTTGAACAAGATATTGAATATGGTGATAAAGGGATGTCTAATTCATCATTTGAACAAAATCAGGAAATTATTAAAACTAAAAATAATGATGTAAAAAATGAAAGTCATTTTAAAGGGAATCAAGAACGTAATAAATTATTATTGATTTTAATAATTATTGGTATTGTTATTTTTGGAATACCGGTTTTTAGTGGCTTGCTTGGTATTGTTATTGGTATTGTTGGTGGATTATTTGGAGTTACATTAGGTAGTTTTTGTGCTGGTGTGGGATGTTTAATAGGAGCAATTGCTTGTTTTGTAAAAGGAATAATGATTCTTGGTGAGTTAACAGGAGCTGCTTTAATTATTTTTTCTGTGGGATTTGGTTTGATAGTTTTATCATTTGGATTTTTTTGGATTGGAAAAATGTTAGTAAAACTTATTCCATATTTGTTTAAAGTAGGAATTAAGTTTTGTCGAGAAATGATTGGTAGGGTAGGTGAATGGTATGAAAAAAAGTAA
- a CDS encoding DUF1430 domain-containing protein: MCLALYALFIFQFASLYIQDNKKELSIMYLSGKTKFNRYSNIFISNLCIYLLIILIAVLYKKIMFILCMEFAIIFFVFDMIFLLLFIRHFERKSIVANLKGE, translated from the coding sequence ATGTGTTTAGCTTTGTATGCTTTATTTATTTTTCAGTTTGCTTCGTTATATATTCAAGATAATAAAAAAGAACTTTCGATTATGTATTTATCAGGTAAAACTAAGTTTAATCGCTATAGCAATATATTTATTAGTAATTTATGTATATATTTGTTAATTATCTTGATTGCTGTTTTATATAAGAAAATAATGTTTATATTATGTATGGAATTTGCAATTATATTTTTTGTTTTTGATATGATTTTCTTATTATTGTTTATTAGACATTTTGAACGAAAAAGCATCGTTGCTAATTTAAAAGGAGAGTAA